One Rouxiella sp. S1S-2 genomic window, GAGAGAGCTGAGCAGCAGGGGGCGATAAATAATACCGATAACCCCCAGCGCGCCGCCCCCAAGCCACAGGGCCAGCGGTATCATTGAAGCGGGTATAGCAAACATCGAGCCAAACATCACAGTGATGGCCGCACCGGTGGTGCTATGGCTGGTGACGTCAAAATAGAGCAACAGTGCCGCCAGTCCGAGCCCCGCACCTAGCACGATGCCGGTCATTAGGTCACGCTCACGTGCGCGGCGAATATCAACCAGCTCCATGCTAAATGAAGCGATTAGCGCCATGCCGAGTAGGCCAATCAGCGGGTTAATGCCCAACAAAAAAGAGAGTGCACCGCCCGCGCTGCTGACGTCGGCCAGTGCGTGCCCTGCAAAAGACTGACCACGAATAACGGTAAAAACGCCGACCACGCCGGAAACGACAGCGGTACCGCCGCCAATAATGAGCGCGGTATGCACGGGCGCACTGGTAAAAAACCCCGGCTCTACTAAGAAATTTATCAGGGAATTCATAGAAAAATCATACTTTCATCAGGTTTTCATCAGGCATAGAAAGGGCGCACGGTTCACTAGAGGCGTTGGCGGCAATCACCAGTACACGGTTCATGACCCGTAAAACCTCAATCGGATGGCCATAGAGTTCGCTTAGCACGCGGCTTTGCACGACGTCATCAGTTTTTCCGCTTGCAGCACGGCCACTGGCGAGGTAAACGATGCTGTCCATGGATGACAGCAGCGGATTCATATCATGCGCCGACAGAAGAATAGTGACCTGATGGGCGCGTGAAAGGTGGCGCAACAGCGCCACAATCTCAGACACACTGCGAATATCAAGATTCGCCAGGGGTTCGTCGAGTAAGAGTAAACGAGGACGGCGGATCAGGGCATGAGCGATAAGCACTCGCTGCTGCTGGCCACCGGAAAGATTACCAATACGCTTATCGGCGAACGCTTCTGCGCCCACTTCTTTGAGCATGGCATCAACCTGCTGTTTCACCTTCTTTGAATTCAGGCTAAGTCCGAGCCGCTGCCCATTAAGCCCCAGCGCCACAAGATCTCTGGCACGTAGGGGGATCTCGGCATCAAGCATGATTTTTTGCGGAACGTATCCCACAGAATTCATACCCGCCTTGCCCGCTTTGCCATCAAGCATCACGCTGCCGCTGTCTAAGGGCTGAAAGCCGAGTAACGTTCTGAGGAGAGTGGTTTTACCCGAGCCGTTAGAACCAATTAACCCGCAGAATTCACCGGCTTTAAGGGAGAAACTCACCCCCTCCAACACGGATTTTCCAGAAAATGATACGCTGAGATTTTCTGCGACCAGCACGCCGCCGTCCTCGGTTGCCATCTTAGTGACTTGCCAGCAGGCTTTCAGTTGAGATTTTGTCTTTCAACGCACTGATAAGCGCCTTGGTTTCTGCCAGCATCCAGCTCTGATAGGTGTAGCCTGGGGTTGGCATGGTTTCATATACGCCGACAATAGGAACGTGGTGGGATTTAGCCTGATTAAGGAAGGTTTCAGTTAATGGATCAGTAACCTGTTGGTTATAAACAAACACTTTAAGAATTCCGTCGCTAAACAGGGCATTTTGCGCCGTGACGTCCTGCGGGGCTGGGTCTGTACCGTTCATAATGGCAGCTTCAAGATTGAAAGGTGTAGCAATTTTTAAACCACCGGCCTGTAGCAAATAGTCACCCACCGGTTCAGTTACGGCAACTTCGGTGCCGGCAAACTGGCTTTTTAACTCGGCAAGAGCCGCGTGCCAAGGCGCAAGAGAAGCTTCAAACTTTTTGGCATTAGCGTCGAAGTAAGCCTTCTGTGCGGGCAATGACGCGCTAAGGTCGGCAGCAATTTGCTTGGCTACTGCTGGCATGGTTTCTGGCTTGTACCACAGATGGGGGTTAGGCGTATTGTCCGGCAGGCCCAAAAGCTGCTGCACGTCAATCACCTTACGCGCGGCGTTGGGTGCTGAAGCAAGAAACTTATTCGTCCAGGCGTCGTAGCCCAAACCATTTTTGACCACTAAATCAGCATGGGCAATTTCAGCTGCAATCTTCGGGCTGGCCTCAAACGTGTGTGGGTCAGTATTAGGATCGGTCTCGATAGCCGTCACTTCCACATATTTACCACCAATTTGCGAAATAACATCAGCATACTGATTTTCAACGCCAACCGCGTGCAGCACGGTTGAAGAGGCCGCTGCCGCTTGTCCGCCATAAACTGTTACCAAAGCCACTGCCGCAGCAATTACTTTTAACTTGTTTTTCATCCCAACCCCTTAGAGAATTATAAAATAACAACCTATTAATTGATATGTTATAACGTTACATCTATAGGGGGTTGATAACAAGCTACCAGAGGTAACCAGTTGTTTGTGAATGTATCGCTAGGCGTGCATTGCGTCCAGCAGAGTGACCATTGCTTTCAAATTCGCCGCCGCCATCCCCCTGCGCCACATCAGCCAAATTTTTATCTTCCCAGCTTGATTGCTTAATGGAAACGCCTTTACGCCGGTTTTACCCGGCATGCCGTCGAGCATGCTTGCAGGGATCAGCGCGAGCCCGGCGCCCGCTGTTACGCAAGCAACAATGCCGTGATAGGACTCCATCTCGTAAATCCTGCCCGGCACCGCATCATCTTGTGCAAACCAGTTTTCAAACAGCCGGCGATACGAACAGTTGGCGCGAAAAGCATAAATAGTCGAGCCCGAAATATCTCGTGCGCGCATGACCGGTGGGTGGTTTAACGCCGAGATCAGAACCATTTCCTCATCAAAAACTGGCACGCCCTCAAGCTCGGGATGTTTTGGTGGTCCATCGACAAAGGCCGCGCTGAATTGGCCAGACATTATCCCGTCAATCATATCGCCTGAGGGACCGGTTGAAAGGTCTAATTCCACCTCGGGGTAGGCCTGGTGGTAGCGGGTAAGCACCGGTGGAATGCGCACCGCCGCGCAGCTCTCGATTGAACCGAGGGTAAAAATCCCGTTTGGTCGATGCCCGGAAACGCTCTGTTTTGCCTCTTCGGACAGCGCCAAAATCCGTTTGGCATAACCCAGAAACGTTTTACCGGGATCGGAAATATGCAATCGCAGCTTTTCACGATGAAACAGTTGGGTGCCAAGCTCATCCTCCAACTGTTTGATTCTTGTTGATATATTTGAAGGTACGCGATGCAGTCGGTCGGCGGCGGCAGTCACGCTGCCTTCTTCGGCCACGGCAACAAAAACGTCGAGTTGGGTGAGGTCCATGAATATCTCCGTGCCATTCTTTCTCAAAATGAGATGGTTATCTTCATTATTATTCATTTTTAAAAATTATTTCACAAGTCTAGTATTGAAGACAGACAGCATATTTCCTCATTAAAAAGGTGGCTTAGATGACTCATTCAACAACGGCGCCAGCGGGCGCAACCTCACGCAATCCGGCTAACGGTGAAGTGCTGAAACATTATCCGTTTGCCACTGCTCAGGAAGTCGATGCGGCGTTACAAGGCACTCAGGATGCCTTTAACAGCTGGAAAAACAGTGCAATGGACGACCGAGTTCGTTTGCTGCAAAACATGGCGCAGGGCTTGCGAGACAATTCAGCGGCTCTGGCTGGAATGATGACTTCAGAGATGGGTAAACCGGTCACTCAGGCCTTGGCTGAAATTGAAAAAAGTGCAGCGCTGTGTGAGTGGTACGCCGAAAACGGTCCGGCGATGCTGGCGGCAGAACCGACGCTGGTTGAAGATGATAAAGCGTGGGTAAACTATTTGCCGCTGGGGCCGGTATTGTCGGTGATGCCGTGGAACTTCCCTGTCTGGCAGGTGTTGCGCGGTGCCGTGCCAATTATTCTGGCCGGTAATAGCTACCTGTTGAAACCCGCGCCCAACGTGATGGGAAGCGCGTATCTTTTACGTGACATTGTCACCAAAGCGGGTGTTCCACAAGGCTTGTTTGATGTTTACAACGCGGATAATGCCGCCGTTGCCGCAAGTATTAAAGACGACAGAATCGCTGCTATTACGTTGACAGGTAGCGTGCGTGCCGGTTCCGCGATTGCCTCAATGGCGGGCGCCGCGCTTAAAAAATGTGTGATGGAGCTTGGCGGCTCCGACGCCTTTGTTGTATTGGCCGATGCTGATATTGACGCGGCGGTGAAGGGCGCCATTGCCGGGCGCTTCATGAACAATGGGCAAATTTGCATTTCGGCTAAACGTATCATTGTTGAAGCATCGATAATGGAAGAGTTCACCGAAAAATTCTTGGCGGCGGTGCAGACGCTTAAAATGGGCGACCCACGTGACGAGTCGACCTATCTCGGCCCGATGGCGCGTTTTGATCTACGCGACGAGTTGGATGGACAGGTTAAAGCAACGTTGGCAGAAGGCGCAACGTTGCTGCTCGGCGGTGAGCCATTGGCAGGAGAAGGCAACTATTATGCACCCACTGTACTGGGCAATGTTAAGCCGGGTATGACCAGCTTTAAACAAGAACTGTTTGGCCCGGTAGCTTCACTTATCAAGGCAAAAGACGCGGACGACGCTATTCGCATGGCAAATGACTCTGAGTTTGGACTGGGAGGCAGTCTGTGGAGCCGCGACATTGAAGCCGCGAAAAATCTTGCCAAGCAGGTTTATACTGGTGGCATGTTCATCAATTCCCCGAGTTTTTCCGACCCGCGCGTACCGATTGGCGGCGTGAAGAAAAGCGGTTTTGGCCGTGAGCTTTCCCACTTTGGTATCCGCGAGTTTACTAACCCGCAAACCTTATGGGTAGAGAAGGGGTAAAAGGTCAATCTTTATAATAAGAAGGTTGCGCTCTCCTCCTAATGTTACCCCGCTTAAAAGAGCGGGGTAACGTTCAATTCATGAGAAGGGTAAGGGTAGGAAAAGCATCTCAGGCTGTCACCCAGAGCACAGTGTCACTGAAGCCCACCTCCAATCGATTCCCACAGTGTAATACGGTTTTCAAAATCGGTTTGTTGCAGGGATACCAAGTCAAGCTGAGTAGACCACAGCGTACGCTGATCGGTGAGCACCGTGAGGTAATCGCCGCTGCCAACCTGATAACTGCGGCGCGCAATGTCGTAACTGCGCTGAGCTGAGGCCACGGCCTGAATTTGGGCGTCCATCTGTTCGTCAAGCGTACTACGGCGCGCCAATGCGTTTGCCACATCTTCGAAGGCGCTTTGTATTGCCTTCTCATAGGCGGCAATCAGGCCCTTTTTCTCGGCTTCTGCGTAGTGCAACTGGGCGATATTACTGCCGCCGGTAAACAGCGGCAGCGAAATACTGGGTGCAAATGACCAGATATCTGCGCCGTGGCTAAACAGACTCGACAGCGAACTGCTGCCAACGCCTGCACTGGCCGTAAGCGAGATAGTCGGGAAGAAGTTCGCCCGCGCAGCGCCTATGTCGGCATTCTCGCTTTTCAGATTATGTTCAGCCTCGATGACATCAGGCCGTCGCAGCAATACCGAAGAAGATACGCCTGCGGGAACAATCTGGATCGCCTGCGGTGACAGACTTTCAATGGTCCCGGGCAGCAGGTTTTTTGGCACCGTTTCGCCCACTAACAGGTTAAGCGCATTGGTGTCCTGTGCCACCAATGTCTGATAGCTGGCAACGCTGGCACGCGCTTGTTGATAGGTCGTCATCGCTTCACTCACGTCTCCCGCTGCGGCAGTGCCTTCTTTGAGTTGCAGTTGAGTAATACGTAATGAATCGGCCGCACTGGCCATGGTTTGCTGCCCGAGCGCCAGGTTGCTTTTATCCGCAGCCAGGGTAATCCAGGCCGTGCTGGTTTCTGACACCAGCGTAATGCGGGTGTTCTGCGCCGTGGCTTCGCTTGCAAGCCACGTCTCTTTTGCTGCACGCGCCAAACTGTGATTACGGCCAAACAAATCCAATTCAAAGCTGCTGACTGCACCGTTGGCTTCTGAAGAACTGCTTAGGCCATCAGAAGCCGTTCGGCTGCGGGTGTGGGTTAAATTGGCGTCAACGGTCGGAAATAGCGAGGCGTTCTGCTCGCCATACAGCGCCCGCGCCGCTTCAATATCAGCAATTGACTGCTGCAGGTCGCGGTTGCTGACCAACGCACGTTCTACCACCTTGTTCAGTCGTTGATCAGTCAGCACGTGCTGCCAATCCGTAAGCACTGTCTTGGCAGCGGAATTTTTACCCTGGTCTGGCCAGGTTTTCGGCACCGGAGCCGCTGGACGCTGATAGTGCGGGTCGAGTGAAATACAGCCGGCTAATAGCATTGACAGGGTGATAATGCTCAGACGGTAAATGTTTTTATGATGAAACATAAGTTACTCCTCGTTCACAGTAGAGCGAGTGAAGACGTGTTTCACCAGCACAAAGAAAAGGGGCACAAAGAAAATAGCCAGCAGCGTCGCGGTTAATGTGCCACCAATAATGCCGGTACCTATCGCGATTCGACTATTTGCCCCGGCACCCGTAGAAAGGGCCAGCGGCATGACGCCCGCGATAAACGCAATCGAGGTCATCAGGATGGGGCGAAGACGCGTTTTTGCCGCCGAGATTGCCGCTGCCGACAGGCTCATTCCCTGCTTGACCGCCGCTTCAGCAAATTCAACGATCAGGATGGCGTTTTTCGACGACAGCCCGATAGTGGTCAGCAGTGCTACCTGGAAGTAAATATCGTTATTTAATCCACGCAGTGACGCGGCGAGCGAGGCCCCCAAAATACCTAGCGGGATAACCAAAATAACCGAGAAGGGCACCGACCAACTCTCATACAGCGCTGCCAGACAGAGGAACACCACCAGGATTGAAATGGCATACAGCACTCCAGTTTGACCGCTGGCAAGCTGCTCCTGCAGCGATAAACCGCTCCAGGCAAAGGTCGAACCTTTCGGTAATTTAGACGCCAGCTCTGCCATTTTGTCCATTGCTGCACCTGAGCTGTAGCCGTCGGTATTTTCTCCGTCTATTTCAAACGCGGTCACGCCGTTATAGCGCGCCAGTGACTGCGGGCCATAGCTCCAGTGGGTGGTGGCAAAGGCAGAGAACGGTGTCATGGTGGTATCTCCGCTGCTGTTGGTGCCACGAACAAACCATTTGTCAAGGTCACTCGGCTGGGACCGGAACGGGCTGTCTCCCTCGATATACACTTCTTTCACACGACCGCGGTCAATAAAATCATCAACGTAGGTGCCGCCCCAGGCACTGCTCAGCGTTGCCGTGACGTCGCTGAGATCAAGGCCCAGCGCTACGGCTTTGTTATTATCGATGTCCACCTGAAGCTGCGGGGTCTCCGGCAAGTCTGCGGCACGCACCGACTGAAGCTCGGGGCTTTTATTGGCCTCGGCGATCAGCTGGTTGCGCATCTTAAGCAATTCATCATGACTGGTGCCGCCGGAAGACATCAGCTCAAAGGTAAAGCCGTTGCTTTGCCCCATACCTGAAACCGCAGGCGGCGTCATCGCGATCACCTTGGCATCGCTAATTTTAGACAGATCTCGGTTAGCTCTTTCGACTATTGCCTGCGCGGTATTGGCCGCACCCGAGCGCTGGTCCCAGTCTTTGAGCGCCACGAACGCCATGCCGACGTTGTCACCGTTGCCATTAAAGTTAAAACCGGTAATTGAAAATACCACGTCGGTATTGGCTTTTTCCTGGTTCAGGAACCAGTTGGTCACCTCGGTATTCACCTGATTGGTACGATTAACCGACGCCCCTGCGGGCAGGGTGAATTGCACCATCACCTGCCCCTGATCCTCATTGGGCAGGAAACTGGTTGGCAGATGCATGACCAGAAAGCCCATACCAGCCGCCAGTAAGGCATAAATTCCCATCATCACGGTTGGGCGGCGTAGGCCTTTTAATACGCCGTGTTTGTAGCGATGTTCAGTGCTGGAATAGAGTCGATTGAAACCGCCAAAAAACCCTTTGTTATGCGGTTTACTTTGGCGCAGTAGGGTTCCGCACAGTGCCGGCGTGAGAGTCAACGCTACCACCACAGACAGCGCCATGGCAGAAATGAGGGTCACGGAAAATTGGCGATAAATAACGCCGGTTGAGCCACCAAAGAAGGCCATCGGCAGGAATACCGCCGAGAGCACCACGGCAATGGCCACCAGGGCGCCGGAGATCTCTTTCATCGACTTTTCAGTGGCGGCGCGCGGCTTGAGTCCTTCCTCAGTCATTATTCGCTCGACGTTTTCAACCACCACAATAGCGTCGTCCACCAAAAGCCCAATGGCGAGCACCATGGCGAACAGCGTCAAAGTATTGATGGTGTAACCGAACGCAGAAAGTATTCCAAAGGTGCCCAGTAGCACTACCGGTACTGCCAGAGCGGGGATAAGCGTGGCGCGAATGTTTTGCAAAAACAGGTACATCACCGCAATCACCAGCGCAATGGCGATCAGCAGTGTTTCCACCACGTCCTGAATCGACAATTTGATAAACTCCGTAGAGTCTTTCGGATAGGCAACGTCATAACCGGCGGGCATGCTGCTGCGATATTTATCGATGGTCGCCTTCACCGCATTGGCGGTATCCAGCGCATTGGCCCCGGCGGCCAGCTGAACGGCAAGGCCAGCGGCTGGGTGTCCGTTGAGTCGTGATGAGGCAATGTAGTCCTGACTGCCCATTTCAACACGCGCGACATCGCCAATGCGCACTACCGATCCGTCGGCCTCGCTCTTAACGATGATATTGCGGAACTGTTCCGGCGTTTGCAGACGAGATTCTGCCTGAACGGTGGCGGTAATCTGCTGCGTTGAAGAGGTCGGTGCGG contains:
- a CDS encoding metal ABC transporter permease, whose translation is MHTALIIGGGTAVVSGVVGVFTVIRGQSFAGHALADVSSAGGALSFLLGINPLIGLLGMALIASFSMELVDIRRARERDLMTGIVLGAGLGLAALLLYFDVTSHSTTGAAITVMFGSMFAIPASMIPLALWLGGGALGVIGIIYRPLLLSSLDKELAEVLGVNTRLVSLIYLSLLSLAVTLSAMTVGAVLSTALLIGPAAVALRLTHRPFTAVLLAVIIGLAATWGGIALAYDSFYWTPGHGWPVSFFIVALIFIAYLAATHLIPIRKQ
- a CDS encoding metal ABC transporter ATP-binding protein; translation: MATEDGGVLVAENLSVSFSGKSVLEGVSFSLKAGEFCGLIGSNGSGKTTLLRTLLGFQPLDSGSVMLDGKAGKAGMNSVGYVPQKIMLDAEIPLRARDLVALGLNGQRLGLSLNSKKVKQQVDAMLKEVGAEAFADKRIGNLSGGQQQRVLIAHALIRRPRLLLLDEPLANLDIRSVSEIVALLRHLSRAHQVTILLSAHDMNPLLSSMDSIVYLASGRAASGKTDDVVQSRVLSELYGHPIEVLRVMNRVLVIAANASSEPCALSMPDENLMKV
- a CDS encoding metal ABC transporter solute-binding protein, Zn/Mn family, which gives rise to MKNKLKVIAAAVALVTVYGGQAAAASSTVLHAVGVENQYADVISQIGGKYVEVTAIETDPNTDPHTFEASPKIAAEIAHADLVVKNGLGYDAWTNKFLASAPNAARKVIDVQQLLGLPDNTPNPHLWYKPETMPAVAKQIAADLSASLPAQKAYFDANAKKFEASLAPWHAALAELKSQFAGTEVAVTEPVGDYLLQAGGLKIATPFNLEAAIMNGTDPAPQDVTAQNALFSDGILKVFVYNQQVTDPLTETFLNQAKSHHVPIVGVYETMPTPGYTYQSWMLAETKALISALKDKISTESLLASH
- a CDS encoding LysR family transcriptional regulator; the protein is MDLTQLDVFVAVAEEGSVTAAADRLHRVPSNISTRIKQLEDELGTQLFHREKLRLHISDPGKTFLGYAKRILALSEEAKQSVSGHRPNGIFTLGSIESCAAVRIPPVLTRYHQAYPEVELDLSTGPSGDMIDGIMSGQFSAAFVDGPPKHPELEGVPVFDEEMVLISALNHPPVMRARDISGSTIYAFRANCSYRRLFENWFAQDDAVPGRIYEMESYHGIVACVTAGAGLALIPASMLDGMPGKTGVKAFPLSNQAGKIKIWLMWRRGMAAANLKAMVTLLDAMHA
- a CDS encoding NAD-dependent succinate-semialdehyde dehydrogenase gives rise to the protein MTHSTTAPAGATSRNPANGEVLKHYPFATAQEVDAALQGTQDAFNSWKNSAMDDRVRLLQNMAQGLRDNSAALAGMMTSEMGKPVTQALAEIEKSAALCEWYAENGPAMLAAEPTLVEDDKAWVNYLPLGPVLSVMPWNFPVWQVLRGAVPIILAGNSYLLKPAPNVMGSAYLLRDIVTKAGVPQGLFDVYNADNAAVAASIKDDRIAAITLTGSVRAGSAIASMAGAALKKCVMELGGSDAFVVLADADIDAAVKGAIAGRFMNNGQICISAKRIIVEASIMEEFTEKFLAAVQTLKMGDPRDESTYLGPMARFDLRDELDGQVKATLAEGATLLLGGEPLAGEGNYYAPTVLGNVKPGMTSFKQELFGPVASLIKAKDADDAIRMANDSEFGLGGSLWSRDIEAAKNLAKQVYTGGMFINSPSFSDPRVPIGGVKKSGFGRELSHFGIREFTNPQTLWVEKG
- a CDS encoding efflux transporter outer membrane subunit produces the protein MFHHKNIYRLSIITLSMLLAGCISLDPHYQRPAAPVPKTWPDQGKNSAAKTVLTDWQHVLTDQRLNKVVERALVSNRDLQQSIADIEAARALYGEQNASLFPTVDANLTHTRSRTASDGLSSSSEANGAVSSFELDLFGRNHSLARAAKETWLASEATAQNTRITLVSETSTAWITLAADKSNLALGQQTMASAADSLRITQLQLKEGTAAAGDVSEAMTTYQQARASVASYQTLVAQDTNALNLLVGETVPKNLLPGTIESLSPQAIQIVPAGVSSSVLLRRPDVIEAEHNLKSENADIGAARANFFPTISLTASAGVGSSSLSSLFSHGADIWSFAPSISLPLFTGGSNIAQLHYAEAEKKGLIAAYEKAIQSAFEDVANALARRSTLDEQMDAQIQAVASAQRSYDIARRSYQVGSGDYLTVLTDQRTLWSTQLDLVSLQQTDFENRITLWESIGGGLQ
- a CDS encoding efflux RND transporter permease subunit, yielding MFSSFFVRRPVFAWVIALLIMMAGVIAIKSMAVAQYPEVAPPSVRIKATYTGASAQTIENSVTQVIEQQLTGLDNLLYFTSTSSSSGTVQITVSFKLGTNPDTAQVQVQDKLQQAESRLPEEVQEAGITVTKSQSDFLMIAALYDKTDKATSNDIADWLVSNMQDPLARVPGVGSLNVFGNQYAMRIWLNPTKLAAYSLMPSDVETAITSQNIQLSAGSIGSAPTSSTQQITATVQAESRLQTPEQFRNIIVKSEADGSVVRIGDVARVEMGSQDYIASSRLNGHPAAGLAVQLAAGANALDTANAVKATIDKYRSSMPAGYDVAYPKDSTEFIKLSIQDVVETLLIAIALVIAVMYLFLQNIRATLIPALAVPVVLLGTFGILSAFGYTINTLTLFAMVLAIGLLVDDAIVVVENVERIMTEEGLKPRAATEKSMKEISGALVAIAVVLSAVFLPMAFFGGSTGVIYRQFSVTLISAMALSVVVALTLTPALCGTLLRQSKPHNKGFFGGFNRLYSSTEHRYKHGVLKGLRRPTVMMGIYALLAAGMGFLVMHLPTSFLPNEDQGQVMVQFTLPAGASVNRTNQVNTEVTNWFLNQEKANTDVVFSITGFNFNGNGDNVGMAFVALKDWDQRSGAANTAQAIVERANRDLSKISDAKVIAMTPPAVSGMGQSNGFTFELMSSGGTSHDELLKMRNQLIAEANKSPELQSVRAADLPETPQLQVDIDNNKAVALGLDLSDVTATLSSAWGGTYVDDFIDRGRVKEVYIEGDSPFRSQPSDLDKWFVRGTNSSGDTTMTPFSAFATTHWSYGPQSLARYNGVTAFEIDGENTDGYSSGAAMDKMAELASKLPKGSTFAWSGLSLQEQLASGQTGVLYAISILVVFLCLAALYESWSVPFSVILVIPLGILGASLAASLRGLNNDIYFQVALLTTIGLSSKNAILIVEFAEAAVKQGMSLSAAAISAAKTRLRPILMTSIAFIAGVMPLALSTGAGANSRIAIGTGIIGGTLTATLLAIFFVPLFFVLVKHVFTRSTVNEE